Proteins encoded within one genomic window of Argiope bruennichi chromosome 7, qqArgBrue1.1, whole genome shotgun sequence:
- the LOC129976423 gene encoding fungal protease inhibitor-1-like: MMRLQKSLSMVSILCLLLLSTCLVSEATFHKLMMMMMQHPKNTCPSNCCQMVKCPKPKCHPHQVMKPNAGWCGCCPKCMTQLKMGHPCKPKPKHPCPMMPTSECGHGLKCKHGKCCK, translated from the exons GTATCCATTTTGTGTTTGCTACTGCTGTCCACTTGCTTGGTTTCTGAAGCCACCTTTCACAaactgatgatgatgatgatgcagCATCCTAAAAACACCTGTCCGTCCAACTGCTGTCAGATGGTTAAGTGTCCCAAGCCAAAATGCCACCCCCATCAAGTAATGAAACCTAACGCCGGCTGGTGCGGATGTTGTCCCAAGTGCATGACTCAACTTA aAATGGGTCACCCATGCAAACCGAAGCCGAAGCATCCTTGCCCTATGATGCCCACTTCTGAATGCGGCCATGGACTTAAATGCAAACATGGAAAGTGCTGTAAATGA